A stretch of Henckelia pumila isolate YLH828 chromosome 4, ASM3356847v2, whole genome shotgun sequence DNA encodes these proteins:
- the LOC140862867 gene encoding uncharacterized protein — protein MRVQEVWCEKCGVEHFTKDCQTFSQPEGVMASHMGNQNRPRNDPFSNSYNPGWRQHPNFSWGGQNNKPYGNQNYSRHPQEEKSSLEQMMQKFISSTETRMQNQDASIKNLENQIGQLAKSISSGDQGTLPSDTEKNPKEQVKAIELRSGKMVEPEQKSEKEPETALKKAKLDSQFGKFLEVFKKLNINIPFADALMQMPSYEKFLKEILSNKRKLEEHAMISLTENCSALFYKALCDLGASINLMPYSVFRKLSLGEPKSTRMSLQLADRSIKYPRGIIEDVLVKVDKLIFPVDFVVLDMEEDLDMPLILERPFLATGKALIDVQKGELLLRVGEEKISFDVFNALKFSQNNEECFQLDVVDSLLFDYVQDNFQEPLEAALVSEQLGDLSDGVEEMTAYLNDNQSWRRGGKLRLEDLGDRKDLVLQKPSIEEPPTVELKPLPIHLKYMFLGENDKLPVIISSSLTGEMEDKLMEVLKKHKSVFAWKVEDIKGINPSICMHKILMEESINPLVQPQRRLNPKMQEVVKAETIKLLDAGIIYPISDSP, from the exons ATGCGAGTGCAAGAAGTATGGTGTGAAAAATGCGGTGTAGAGCATTTCACGAAAGACTGTCAAACATTCTCTCAACCAGAGGGAGTTATGGCAAGCCACATGGGAAATCAGAATCGCCCCAGGAAtgacccattttcgaattcataCAATCCAGGGTGGAGACAACATCCGAATTTTTCATGGGGTGGACAGAATAATAAGCCGTATGGAAATCAGAATTACAGCAGGCATCCTCAAGAGGAGAAATCAAGCTTGGAGCAGATGATGCAGAAATTTATATCATCTACTGAAACCCGTATGCAGAATCAAGATGCATCGATCAAAAATCTGGAGAATCAAATAGGTCAATTGGCCAAATCAATTTCCAGCGGAGATCAGGGTACTTTGCCAAGCGACACTGAGAAGAATCCGAAGGAACAGGTGAAAGCAATTGAATTAAGGAGTGGAAAGATGGTCGAGCCTGAACAAAAAAGCGAGAAAGAGCCCGAAACGG CTCTTAAGAAGGCCAAGCTAGACTCTCAGTTTGGTAAATTTTTagaagtgttcaagaaattgaacATCAATATACCCTTCGCCGATGCATTGATGCAAATGCCAAGCTATGAGAAATTCTTGAAGGAAATCCTCTCTAACAAGAGGAAATTGGAGGAGCATGCAATGATAAGTCTGACAGAAAATTGCTCGGCACTG TTTTATAAGGCTTTGTGTGATTTGGGtgcaagtataaatttaatgccttacTCTGTTTTCAGGAAACTGAGCTTGGGAGAACCAAAGTCCACCAGAATGTCTTTACAACTGGCGGACAGGTCCATCAAATATCCACGGGGGATTATCGAGGACGTGCTTGTGAAAGTGGACAAATTAATCTTCCCCGTGGACTTCGTGGTGTTAGATATGGAAGAAGATCTGGACATGCCACTCATCTTGGAAAGACCTTTCCTGGCAACAGGAAAAGCACTTATAGATGTCCAGAAGGGAGAGCTGTTGTTGAGAGTGGGAGAGGAGAAAATTTCTTTTGACGTTTTTAATGCTTTGAAATTTTCTCAGAATAATGAAGAATGTTTTCAGTTAGATGTAGTAGACTCACTCTTATTTGATTATGTGCAGGATAATTTTCAGGAACCGTTAGAGGCTgcacttgtatctgaacagttgGGCGACCTCAGTGATGGAGTAGAAGAGATGACCGCATACTTGAATGACAACCAGTCATGGAGAAGAGGTGGAAAGCTTAGACTTGAAGACCTTGGTGACCGGAAGGATTTAGTTCTTCAGAAACCAAGCATTGAGGAACCACCTACTGTGGAATTGAAACCATTACCCATTCATCTTAAATACATGTTTTTAGGTGAGAACGATAAGTTACCTGTCATAATatcttcttctttgacaggtgagATGGAGGACAAACTAATGGAGGTGCTTAAGAAACACAAGAGTGTGTTTGCTTGGAAAGTGGAggatatcaaaggaatcaatCCATCCATATGCATGCACAAGATTTTAATGGAAGAGAGCATCAACCCATTAGTCCAACCACAGAGGAGACTAAACCCAAAGATGCAGGAAGTTGTGAaagctgaaacgatcaaactgtTGGACGCAGGTATCATTTATCCTATTTCTGATAGTCCGTGA